tatttattgagcgtcTTCTATGTGTCTGGCATGTTAACAGCTGGAGATAACGGCGATTATTAAGAGCCCTGGGTTTATAGGGGAAGTTAACAACCACCTTTGTCTTAGCTCTGCGCCttactgtgtggccttggagGAAAAGGTTAATCTAAGTCTCAGGTTTCCCACCTGTAAATCAGAGCCCCCAaaacctcacagggctgttgtgaggatcaaatgagacaaTGTTGGGGAACGATCTTTATAAATCTTACAACACTGTGTGAATGAAAGATTATTATTAATTCACAGTAATTTGTTAGTTacttcattcactcaataaacaCATAAATCCTTAAGTTTGGCTGAAACCTGGGTGTGAGTCCCAATTCTGTCAGCTGTATGATCTTCAGCAACTGACTTAACTTCTAGACTGagcttcagttttatcatctgaaaaatgaaggtgTCGATATCATCTTAGTGTTAATGCATCTGATGAAATATTCTATGTGAAAAGTGCATTGCTCAGTGTAAATAAATGTTGGCTAAAGTTGTATTTAGGGCACATGCTTTGGTTTCTAATTCTCATGGCAGTATGTCTATTTCTGTGGCACTTTCTCCTGTAACATCCAGTTCAGTATGTGCACCCCTGGGGCTCTAAAGCTTCTGTTGCCTTTCTTCTGAGAGGAGAGAGTGAAATGGGGTAactggggcagggaggactgTGTGTGCTGAGCTTGTGATCAAGCCATGGTCCAGGTCTTCTGACCTCTGCTGACCCTGAAGCTCTTGATCTCTGGCCTCCTGATGCATCCTGGTTCCAGAGCACTCATGCCCAGGGATTCTCTTTGCCCTGGGCCTGGGTTTTGTCCTTCCAGGTTCCAGGCTCTCTAGAGAAGAGGACATTGTACTAAGGACAAGAGTTAGGAACTTGGGTCTTGCTCTTCAGGGGGCAAAGCAGAGGCTGCAAAGAGGGACCTCAGGAGCTCCCCTGGGGTGACCAGAGGGTTGGGGGGGGGCCTAGTGAACAGAAAAGGTGCAGGCAGAGGCGCTGAGAGGGTGTGGTGCTTAGAGAGGCCAGAGTACTTGGGCTAATCATTACTGTGGCTCAGATAAGGCCCTGCCAGCTGCAAGCAGAGTCAGTGTGACAGAAGAGTTTGTGTGGCTGAAGAGGCAGGTACAGGGGTGTGTCCATAGCATCAGACCATGCCAGGGACAAAATGGTTTCAACATGTGATTGAGACACCAGAACCTGGCAAGTGGGAGTTGAGACCCCTTCTCCATGTTGGCCTTCTGCACTGATTCCTAGAATCCTGTCCCATCTAGACTTCCCTCCACCCTGGGTTTCtgttctccccctcctcctccccatcttccttcctcatcttcttTCCCTGATAGTCCCAGAATACCAGGTGCAAGCtaaatgctttgtgtgtgtgtatcccagTGTTGTGCCTGCTGCCACTCCCACCTCCAGTTCAGCAGGCGTGAATGAGGCTTTGGCTCCCTGCCTGTAACCttgtcccctcttccctctgggtATGTTGTCTGGGTATGAGGCAGCCCTGCCAATCCAGAGAAGTCAAACCCACCGACCCAGGATCTGGACAAAGCAGATGCTGAGCAAATTGTTCAGCTGCTGGGGCAATGTGATGCTGAGATCTTCCAGGAGGAGGGACAAGTCATACACACCTACCAGGTGACCCAGGCCCATCCTCCTTTGTTTCACTCCACAAATACATAAGCCAACCCCAACCTCACCTCTACATCTGCCCTCTCAGACCATGGTCCCTAATTTTTGAAATCCTGAGAGAACCTCCACTTCACCCATCACCCCCTAGTCCACTGTCCTTTTTCTTGGCTGCTGATGTCTGTCTGTTGCCTACAGAGACTCTACAGTGAGTCAACTCTGACCACCATGGTACAAGTGGCTGGAAAAGTTCAGGAAGTGTTGAAAGTACCAAGTCTCCATCTGCTACCTGCCTAAACTTGTCTTCctatctacttttttcttttcttggtctctatttttcactttcttagaCCTCAGTTCTCCTTTCTCTCAGTCCTTTCTCTGGGGTCCTTATTATCATCTTATTAATCAGTAGTAATTATAACTATTACTGCTTCATACTTTATAGTTGACCATGCACTTTCACACCCATTACCTTTACAAAAAACTTGCGAAGTTGGTGTTATTGTCTCCActtttttcagatgggaaaacaaagacttaaGATAATCACAGTAGCTTACTGAAATACACTAGCTAATAATTGCTGGATAATGCtgattctgtctgtctgtctgtctgtctatctatctacctacctatctatctttctatttatctatgAATGACAAAGCTGCTTTCAGACCTTTTTGTAATAAGTAAGCATTTGAATAAGTAGCCAGACTTGGGAGTCAGACTGAAGTTTCTTTCTCAAATCAAAGGTTTCTTTCTGCTGCACCACAGTGGCTATATTCTGTTCACTTTTGTAACAAGAAGGAGGTTTTGTTACtgacaaagaaaagaatgtgCTTCCCTCAACCTGAGGGGGGTCCTGGAGACTTAggcatttttcctttctcaggagcctggggggaggcagtggggctggtggggctgagTGGAGGGGGCACCTCTGGGAGGATGGCATTCTTCATGTCGGTGAGTACTCTGATCCCCAGTTTTGCTCCTTCTGCCTTCTCAGGGTGACACTCAGGACCATAAAGCTCATCGTAACTCAGCTCCTAGGTGGAGCCCTCCAGCTCCagctttctgtcttctccaaaCCCTCGATCTCACTATGGAGTCCCATTTCTGCTGAGCCCATCTGAGCCCCTGGTCTACTGTCAATGTCTCTCCATCCCAGCACCTCAAGTCAGTCATCTCCAAGGAGCATCTTTAAGTGCCAGATTCCAAGCAGTACTGACTTAAGCACTGGCCTGGAGAATCATTATACAGCCTCTCCCCTGTAGGTGTTGAAAATCCAAGATAATCGTTCCTTCACCGACATTACTATTTCACGTTCTCTCCCCCTTCGCAGGTCTCCTTTAACCAGCTGATGAAAGGTCTAGGACAGAGACCTCTTTACACCCCTCCTCATTGCCGGAGGTGACAGGTAAGCCAGGTTAGCCTACGAATATTGTGTTTGGcctgaataatgtttttaaaaaatttaatctgaATTATTTTAGATAGAGACTGTGTCCAGTTTGCTTTGGTCCCACCATTCCTTATTGCCTCACACTTGGCCCACATTACATACTTATGTTGCCTGAATAGCCCTTGTAGGTATTTGAGTTCTTCAACCCTAGAGAGCATTTATCATGGTGCCCGACAAATAGTAGGTATCCATTCAGTGATAATTTTCCCTTCATTCCCTTCTCTCAAAGCAGCCAGCCCTAATAAATTGTAGGCTTCTGCATCCCAACCAGTGCCACTGACCTTGAGTCTGTCCTGTTAGGTCTATGGTGGCCTCTAGGGAGGGGACAGAAGATAGTGCCCTGGATGGGATTGAGAAATTGAAGAAGGTCTGTGTTTTCCACTGACACTCAACCAGAGACCTCTGTCCTTTGCTTCTCATGGAGACATAAAAGCCCCAATatcccactccctgccctggctCTTGCCCTGACATCCCTGCCCAATAGGTTTGTATCCTAGAGTCCTCTTGGTGGCACTACCTCACCTGTCCTCTCCTAGGTGGCTGCTGGGAAGAAGCTGGGTGACCATCATTGGCATTTCGGTGAGACTCTATGTAAGTGTGAAGACAGGCTGGGTGGGTCGATTTTACaggaagaaagggggtgggagtggaaTAGCATGGAAGATACATTGACAAGATTTATCTAGATTTAGCTAGAAAACAGAAAGGCTTTCTTAAGGAATTTTGATTTTACTCTCACTAATTAGGATCCAGTGGTATGACTGTGGGACGAAGGGGAAGGAATCCTATCAGAATAACTATGTACCAATCCATTTGACAACCAGAATAGATGGACTagtccaggggtcagcaaactaagCTGGCTGGTCGGTCCagctgctgcctgtttttgtaaattaagTTTTACTGAAACAAAGCCATTTGTATTTACATATTGTCCATGGCCACGTTCATACTTCAACAGTAGAATTGAGTAGTTGGACAGAGATCAGAGGACcccaaaagcctaaaatatttactttctggctctttacagaaaaagctgaCCTAGGACTAGTCCTCTGCTCCTTAAAGTGTGGTCCTTACACCAGCaacatcagtatcacctgggattTGTTAGCAATGCAGACTTtcagctcccccaacccccaccctggaCCTACCGAgtctgaatctgcattttagcaagactCCCAGGTAATTTGTTTGAGAAGCATTGTACTAGATGACCTCAAGTTTCCTCTCAACTCTGCAGCTTTGACTCTGACTCCAAAAATTCACTGAGCAGAAACTAGACCCCAGCATTCATGTGGAATGAGGCACACGAGAAGACTAGGACACGGACCTTATGGAGCTTGCAGTTTGTTCAGTATTTTCAAACCTTAACATGCAGAAGATTTTCTtgggggaacttgttaaaaatgctggGCCGTGGGCCCTCCCATTTGAATTTCAATCCAGTGGATTTTAGCTAggctcaggaatctgcatttaaacaagtattggggggggggtcctgatGCACTAGAGTAACCCCCCTCATCacaccctcttctctttccctacTATCAGGCTCCCTTTGTGGCAGGCCAGATAGATGACTGCATGGATAACCCAGCTGTCTTTTTGCCAGTCCCGATTGGCTTCAACCCAGTGAGCATGGCCAGGTGAGCCTTCTGTAATGAAAGGTGGAAACTGGCCAGCCCCCTGGGGGAAGCTAGTGAGGAGGGGAATCTGAAAATCTATAGTACAATCACAAAAGAGAGGGCAGGGAAATAGGGTCTTTTTCACCAAatctcaaattattaaaataactataaagtAAATATTCCTAAGCttatgaggtttttttgttggttgtttttctcatttcagaaAGGATTGAAGGTAGCTTACAAAGGATACCTAAAATAGAAGAAGGCATACGTTTAAAGCAGAGAGTGAAGAAGCAAGGAAAACAAGGGTCAGAGGATAGTATGGGGTCAGGAAAATGCACACCACAAAGATCTGTACTTTCATCTGTGGTAGAGCGCAAGCATCTTTCCAAAGGAGTAATGGGTGCTCACTGGCCTCCTAGTCTCCTTTGCCCAGATCCCTTATTTTAGGGCCCTTTCTTCTTCATTGCAGGCATCCTTTTGGTCCCCTCTGGCTACTCACATCTGCCACTCTGTTCCCCTTTCTGAGATCCCTGTGCCTCCAAACCACCTCCCGCTTGTTCTCTAAATGGCCACTTTCATCTCAAAGAAGGTCGGCACATTAAACCAATAATTCTCAGGTGTGGTTCTGTGCATGCACTGCCTTGggtctgttaaaaaaataagaactaccCTTGTGGGAGAGGTCTGATGTTGTAGGTTTGGGGTAAGGCCTTTAAATACCTATTTTTTGAAAGCATCCCTGGAGATTCAGATGCACAGCCAGTCCTGGGAAAGTCTGCTAAATAAACCATTGGAGTGGGCCGCACAATGAAGATGAGGGCTTCCTGTCTCTGGAGGTATTCCAGTGAAGGCTTGTTGATTACTCAAGAGCAGCTTTGTGTATTTAGTGGTGGTCTTGGGGAGAGGGACagctgaattctttctggggtAACTTTTCAACTCCCAGATTCCAGGCTTGCAGTGTAATTAACATGAAGGTATTAATGAGCTTGATCTCTTTTAATGGAGGACTTTCCTTCACCAAAAATGTATCTGCTGCAGTGGATGCTAATTTCAGGCACTGTGACTAAGTGAAATGAAGGATTTCAAACAATGTAGGCGTGGAGATCTTCCAGTTTTTCCTTAAATCAGTGGCTCCCAAACTTGCCTGATCTTGAGTCGtctgggaagctttttaaaactaCAGATTTTGGGGCTCTACTCCAGAACTACTGAAGTGGACTCTCAGGGTGGGCGTGGAACCCCAAAATGGGTAGTTATTACAAAACAaacctccccaggtgattttgatgaCCAGCCAACTCTGGGAGTCTCAGTTTTAAACTACACAATAAACAGTCTCCTCTCTCTGCTTAGGTCTCCTCTGTCTTAGGTCTCTAGGAAGTTTCACAAGTAGTTTGAGGACAAATTATTGGAAACACTTTACCCATTGGGTGTAACTTGTGATACTTGTTTGTCCTAGAAAtgatacagatttaaaaaatataaaagtatttcaaGAAGGGATGGAATCTTTGTAGGAGTGCAATGATAAGAGGAAGTCAGGGAGGCCAGAGACAGAAGTAACTCTTTGAGGTCCTGCCACGATGAGGGATTCACAACTTATCCCCTTTCAAAGCCAGGAGAGCCAATACAGATGCTCCCCATTCTTCTCCATGGTTGCACCTAAGCAGAAAACAAGCTTGTTGCTCTCCTCATCCACACATTGCTTTGTTCCTGATTAATTTATTGAAGGGCTGTTTCCCAGGTGTTAGGTTCTACGCTTCAGACGGTGCGGCTTGGTTCTCTCAGTAGGAACTGTTATCCCTCTCTCAGGTAGTGAGGGGTTCCCTATTTGGAGAGATTTTCAGAATGTATTTCCAGGAATTGGAAAGGCTTCTGATAGACACGAAGACTGAAAATAAGGTGGTGATTTTGATATTTGGATGATGGACGCTCCCCCAGGGGCCTCCAGAAGGTGTGGCTGGTGTGGTCATGGCAATAGGACCTGTGGGAGGACCAGGACACAAGAAAATTCTGGTCTCAGGCTGGAATTTTAAGCCTGAGTGTTGACTTTCCTCTGGGCTTAAACTGCTGAATGTTTTATTAACCTTCAGCCTTGGAGTTCAGGGACACAGTGCCCCTATGAGCATCAAAGCACAACCTTCTAGGAAACTGTTGACCTCTGACCCCAATCCCAATGTGGTCTTTGATCTCGACTGCCATGTGAGGCCCTTCCTTTAGAGCCTCACAGAGATCCCCCCATCTCTCTGTGGACCCCAGAAGTGACCCCATTGAAGGTTGGAGTTCAACATTCCAACAAATAGCAGAGCGGATGCAGAAGGTGCAAGAGTAACAGGTAGCTTTTATGCTCAGTCCTGCGAATGGGGTAAGAcctcccctgacccctgcccCTTACCCCTACCTCAGGATGGTTTGCCACTTAGGGCCTCTGGTTTTAGGTTCTTGTTACATATTGTCTAAACTTCTGATGCTGTATGTCCACTAAAATGTTGTAAACCAAAtgctattttctcatttcatttttcaccttAAGATGTTTTGTTTCCATTCTGACCCTGTCTCTTAAATCAGTAATCATTAAACACCTAAATGGTCTACAGtagttttctatttaaagaagCTCTTTTGCATCTGTGTGTAGAAAAGATTGAACAGACTGGTGAATTGCTTTATGTctcttttatatgtttaaatttcaAATACGGGCTTTAGGAAGAATGGGAtgctgtgggggagggtatagctcagtgacaaagtgcatgcttaacatgtacaaggtcctgggttcagttgctagtacctccattaaaaaataaaaaagaaaagcttggGATTGGGTAAACCACTCAGTCAAAGGGATCTGGGCAGGTCATCTGCAgtatatactatttaaaaaaaaaaaaagggatataGTTTCATTCTTCTGTAAAAGGGGACCAAAAGGGTGCCtgaaatgaaggagaaagggccctaaaataacagaaatagcaGAAAACAAAATTGGTGTGGGCCTTCTAAGCCTCCAGCACTCCTGCTCCATTTTCCCCTCCACTGGATTGCGGCTGTATCTCACTAGCGCCGTCTGCCCTTCCTTTGACCTCGCAAGAACTTTAGTCAaatccctgcccctgcccctctcgGCCAGGGatgggtacacctgtgacactctccttgcttttcttttttcaagacaGGAAGTCAGGAACTCTGTATTACACACAAGTTCTGTATCTTTCATCTCCCAGGTGCTcgtctctcctcctctctgcagttacttatttttaatctccttttctcAGACACTGCTCTTATCATTCTTCTTGCTCTTTGGTGTGTCATGTTCTATATCTGTACCTGTGTCTGTATCTTACAATCAATGACTACTTTGTTGGCCTGCCCAAAGAACAagaaatgtgatgtttggattaacaaactattttaaaagtggGGGATGGAAGGGGCAGAAagctctcaggaaaaaaaaaatctctgaaaaaccCTTATCTCCAGCCAACAGGAGGCCCAattactctggctttctctccAAAGTCCTAAATATACCACAGAAATGACCAGAGGTggccctttccctctctcttctcttctctcagtTAAGCCCTCAACCCAGCATTCCTCCTCACAGCGCACACTGGGGGCCACAGGTCCTACAGATGCATGCCCGGTGGCCACTAACAGATCACGTGTCCAAGAGCCATAACCAGATTGCATGCACAGTGGTCACTAACTAGTAAACTCTAggaccctccttcctctcccgATTTCTCCTGGGTGTCATCACCTCCTCAGCCTGAGGGTCTCAATGGCTCCTCCCAGATGAAAGGTGGAAGCGCCACAAAGATCCTGCTGAAAACCCTGTTAATGGCAGCTCACAAGACTGTGGACCGCGGCATCACAGCATCTCAGAGGTAGGGAGGATCTGGACCACAGGGAGATCAGAGTCAGGCAGCGGGTCGGGTGGTGCAGGTGGGGGAATGGCAGATCCAGATTTTTCCCCTGGGAAAGGAGCTGGTAGAGGGATGCTGCCATCCCCATCACACAGTCACAGAGTCTGGATTGGTTCCAATGGACCCTCAATTCCTCAGGTCCGGACCTAATCCCTATGCCCATCTGGGACATCCAAAGCTAACCTAGCTTCCGAGAGTCTTTGATTTGGGGATGGTCCAGGTCATGCAGGGTAGAGTTCATCCTGCTGtgggcctccctcccttcccagggtCTCTAGCCTAGCTTCTGCACTGCTCACTTACATCCTCATCAACTCTCTGATCCCTTTCTTCTCCCAGTGCTCTTGATGTCCTGTCCCTCTTTCTGTTCTTTAGTTTTGTGCCTGCTGAAGCCCTCTCTGTACCTCTTGAATGCAATCTGGCTCAACTTACTGCACCTCCACCGGCAGAACTTAGTTTTAAGGGAATTGTGCCTTCCCCAGCCTGGGAAGTACATAGGATTTCTGAGGGAGCCCTGCGCCTGCCCTGGGAGCTGGTGACCTTTCTCCAAGATGTCTTTTGGAAATCCTGCGGACATTTGAATGAGCTTATTAGGTTACCTATAGTCAAAGCCCCAAGATCGCTACCCTGATGAAGCAAGCCAGCACCAGGTGTGTGGATGTGTACTTGGAGAGGGGAAGTGGCCTGGGTGGGAAATGTCCTGAGAGCAGGGGAGACCCTACGAGACATGTTAACATGGGGAGGGTAGCGGGTCTGCGTGTTTGAGGGTCATAgtaggctttttgtttgtttactcctGTGTTCTTGCATGGGTATCTTTCTCTGATCTCTGGACTATTTTCAATGTGATCTCTCCTCTCATGTCCTGACCTCTGCCCCATTCTCAGCCTGGAGAAAAAAGGCCAAGTGTACCTGGTTGGCTGGCAGACCCTGGGCATCATTGCCATCATGGATGTAATCGAGTGCATCCACACCTTTGGTGCTGGTGGAACCCCAGTCTAGACTTTCTTCATGATTCCTTCTGATCCAACCAATTGGTCTGCTATCCAAACTCTTCCCTACCCTCAATTCATGGCAGCTTCTCATTCAATGGCCATCCTGCCCTACCTCAATACACATTTCAAACTCTCCTTCCTTTGAACCCCACTTAGTACTTGATCCCTCAATTCCAAGCCCCATGCTTAGCTATGGCCTCCTATGTGTGTTACTCCTCACCCCTATACCCAACTtgtcacttttcctttttcttttgttccatattttcccccagtttatTAGTTTTTGTATTCCTATGTTTTTGAGGTagacatgttttatttaaattttttacatagTCAAATCTAttaatctttttgtgtgtgtgtgtgtgtatgtgtggtttttgtcttttgcttgattctggtttttatctttttaactgTATTGAAATCGTTTAAAATAAGGAGGCTTCCTTTAGAGCTCATAAATCTTTActtgtagaaatatttttgatgtaaACTCCGCCtacacttttattttgaaaaatttcaaatctgcAGAAAAATGGCAAGAATAGTACAATGAACACCCATATGCTTTCCCCAGGATTCACCAATCATTAACATATGCCACATCTGCTCCAtctctttttccccctgaatCATCTGAAAGATATCTGGAGATGTCACGGCACTTCACACAAATTCCTGTGTCCCCTAAGAATAAGGGCATTTGCCTACATAATTACAATGTAATTATCACACTTGAGAAAATGACAATTAATACAATACTACTATCTAATATACAGAccatattcaaatttcctcaATTATTCCTatattgttcttattttccaGACCCAGGATCCAATCAAGGATAATGCATTACTTTTAGTTATCACATCTCTTTGGTTTCCTTTAGCTGAGTTCCTCAGCCGTTCTTGATGTCTTTCATTACATTGCTATTTTAGAAGTCTGGATCAATTGTTTTCCAGAAGTGCCTCACTTTGTATTTGCCTGATTGTTTCGTCATTATATTCACATTGAATTTTGGGACAGGAGGCCTGCCTAGATGAGGGCTGTGCCTATGTCAGTGTTTCCCATGAGGAGGCTCCTGATATCAGTTTGTTCCTTTATTGCTGATGCTACGTTTGATCATTTGGTCAAGGTGGTGTCAGATTTCTCCGTATCTTATTCCTCAGCCATCTTTCACCCACGATTTTAGCATTCACTGATGATTCTTGATTGAATCAGTTATTACTctgatgattttaaaatggtgatttttctatttctatcctTCTGTCTACATTTATTAATAGGCATTCTTCTGTaaagaaaatctctcttctctcctgcagCTTATCTATGTTTGTCAGTTTCGTACTGATATGGACCcatgaatttttgttgttgctgtgttTTAATCCATGCTtgtcattattcattttaatgctcAAAATGAGAGTTCATTCAAGTTGGCCCCTGTGTTCTTGTGACATATCTATCCACATTAGCATTTGAACACTCTGCTGTGTTTCttttagcaaaaaaagaaaacctccttttctctttatgcaatatgtatattcttttgtgCCTTGCATTTTTGCCTAAGATATGCTGAAAATCACTCCACTTCAGTTTATAAATCTCTTCTTCATTatttacatttgtgtgtgtgtgtatgtaaaatagtTTACCCAGTCATCTTTTATGTAGGAGCACAAAAATGTTGGCCCA
This sequence is a window from Camelus ferus isolate YT-003-E chromosome 15, BCGSAC_Cfer_1.0, whole genome shotgun sequence. Protein-coding genes within it:
- the GCKR gene encoding LOW QUALITY PROTEIN: glucokinase regulatory protein (The sequence of the model RefSeq protein was modified relative to this genomic sequence to represent the inferred CDS: inserted 1 base in 1 codon; deleted 2 bases in 2 codons; substituted 3 bases at 3 genomic stop codons) — protein: MPGTKWFQHVIETPEPGKWELSGYEAALPIXEKSNPPTQDLDKADAEQIVQLLGQCDAEIFQEEGQVIHTYQRLYSESTLTTMVQVAGKVQEVLKVPMGLVGLSGGGTSGRMAFFMSVSFNQLMKGLGQRPLYTLLIAGGDRSMVASREGTEDSALDGIEKLKKVAAGKKLVTIIGISVRLYAPFVAGQIDDCMDNPAVFLPVPIGFNPVSMARSDPIEGWSSTFQQIAERMQKVQEXQVAFMLSPANGPEGLNGSSQMKGGSATKILLKTLLMAAHKTVDRGITASQRCLLEILRTFEXAYXVTYSQSPKIATLMKQASTSLEKKGQVYLVGWQTLGIIAIMDVIECIHTFGAGGTPV